The following coding sequences lie in one Mesorhizobium sp. DCY119 genomic window:
- a CDS encoding HipA domain-containing protein gives MADFEVHIDLNGRTRPIGLARSNRVRGMETILFEYDSAWLEDPDRFSLEPALALTRGAFAPPARLATFGSIGDSAPDTWGRRLMQRAERRLAERERRAVRTLVESDYLLGVADQTRLGALRFRWVGDEVFQAPIRAGVPTQIELGRLLQITERILRDEETDEDLQLIFAPGSSLGGARPKASVIDQHGNLSIAKFPKETDDYSMETWEAIALRLAGQAGIATPQHELIEVAGKAVMLSRRFDRDGVVRIPFLSAMAMIGARDGERGSYPDIVDALAQYGARGKTDAHALYRRVVFNVLISNVDDHLRNHGFLWLGKAGWSLSPAYDLNPVPTDLKARVLTTNINLDEGTCSLDLLEAASAFFALTLVQARAIIKEVATVTATWRETAKAVGARSAEINRMASAFEHDDLKRALAL, from the coding sequence ATGGCTGACTTCGAGGTCCATATCGACCTCAACGGTCGCACGCGCCCGATCGGACTGGCGAGAAGCAATCGCGTTCGAGGCATGGAAACCATCCTCTTCGAGTACGACAGCGCATGGCTCGAGGACCCGGACCGTTTCTCGCTGGAGCCAGCCCTTGCCCTGACCCGCGGCGCGTTCGCTCCTCCTGCCCGACTGGCGACCTTCGGGTCCATTGGCGATTCGGCGCCGGACACCTGGGGTCGTCGCCTCATGCAGCGCGCCGAGCGCCGCCTCGCCGAACGCGAACGCCGCGCCGTTCGCACTCTCGTGGAAAGCGACTACCTGCTCGGCGTCGCCGACCAGACCCGGCTTGGCGCGCTCCGCTTCCGCTGGGTCGGGGACGAGGTTTTCCAGGCGCCGATCCGCGCCGGCGTACCCACCCAGATCGAACTCGGCCGGCTGCTCCAGATCACCGAGCGCATTCTGCGGGATGAAGAAACGGACGAAGACCTCCAACTCATCTTCGCACCCGGCTCCTCCCTCGGCGGCGCCCGACCGAAGGCATCGGTCATCGACCAGCACGGCAACCTCTCGATCGCCAAGTTTCCGAAGGAAACCGATGACTACAGCATGGAGACCTGGGAAGCGATCGCGCTGCGGCTGGCCGGCCAGGCCGGCATCGCCACCCCGCAGCACGAGTTGATCGAAGTGGCTGGCAAGGCGGTCATGCTGTCACGACGCTTCGATCGCGATGGCGTGGTCCGCATCCCGTTCCTGTCCGCGATGGCCATGATTGGTGCGAGGGACGGTGAGCGCGGCAGCTACCCGGACATCGTCGACGCCCTTGCGCAATATGGCGCCCGGGGAAAGACGGATGCCCACGCTCTTTATCGGCGTGTCGTCTTCAACGTGCTGATCTCCAATGTTGATGACCACCTGCGCAACCACGGCTTCCTCTGGCTGGGAAAGGCGGGATGGTCGCTCTCTCCGGCTTACGACCTCAATCCCGTTCCAACCGACCTCAAGGCGCGGGTGCTGACGACGAACATCAACCTCGACGAAGGCACCTGTTCGCTCGATCTGCTGGAGGCCGCGTCGGCGTTCTTCGCACTCACTCTGGTACAGGCTCGCGCGATCATCAAAGAGGTAGCGACAGTGACCGCGACTTGGCGCGAAACTGCCAAGGCGGTCGGCGCCCGTTCGGCCGAGATCAACCGCATGGCCAGCGCCTTCGAGCATGACGATCTCAAGCGAGCGCTGGCGCTATGA
- a CDS encoding NAD(P)-dependent oxidoreductase — MKIVVTGAAGHLGSKLSAHLQSLGHEVTGLDLAATDRPVPIVAVDLSRLDDRLESLLRGQDAIIHLAADRSPDAQWKTVIPHNMDAVLNLFEAARRAGVPRMVFASSNWVVGGYRFRKERLGADTVPMPVNPYGMSKLMGERIGAHYAAAHGMSVVCVRIGWTQWTHDNKPGPHMAMGRWGQLMWLSDRDFLDGMTAAATAVVKGFAVVNLMSNNPGMRWSLDETRAVLGFTPQDGAPAQLPLRVGFKEFGAWLAQVGVPRLVAKLTGSGW; from the coding sequence ATGAAGATCGTCGTGACCGGGGCTGCCGGGCATCTGGGATCGAAGCTCTCGGCACATCTTCAGTCGCTGGGGCATGAGGTGACCGGGCTGGATCTGGCAGCGACCGACCGCCCGGTGCCGATCGTTGCCGTCGACCTGTCGCGGCTGGACGATCGCTTGGAGAGCCTGTTGCGAGGCCAGGACGCCATCATCCATCTGGCTGCCGACAGATCCCCGGATGCACAGTGGAAAACGGTCATTCCGCACAACATGGATGCCGTACTCAACCTGTTCGAAGCGGCCCGCCGTGCGGGCGTGCCGCGTATGGTTTTTGCAAGCTCGAACTGGGTGGTGGGCGGATACCGCTTCCGCAAGGAACGTCTCGGCGCGGATACCGTGCCGATGCCGGTCAACCCCTATGGCATGTCGAAACTGATGGGTGAACGGATCGGGGCGCACTACGCCGCCGCGCATGGCATGAGCGTGGTCTGCGTCCGCATCGGCTGGACGCAGTGGACGCATGACAACAAGCCCGGCCCCCACATGGCGATGGGACGGTGGGGACAGCTGATGTGGCTGTCGGATCGCGATTTCCTTGATGGTATGACCGCGGCAGCGACCGCAGTGGTCAAAGGGTTCGCCGTGGTGAACCTGATGTCGAACAACCCCGGCATGCGTTGGTCGCTGGACGAGACGCGAGCGGTGCTTGGGTTCACGCCGCAGGACGGCGCGCCAGCGCAGCTGCCGCTTCGGGTGGGGTTCAAGGAATTCGGCGCCTGGCTTGCGCAGGTGGGTGTGCCCCGGCTGGTGGCCAAGTTGACGGGGTCTGGGTGGTGA
- a CDS encoding sulfite exporter TauE/SafE family protein, with the protein MTVQSLIAAVGSGSLVGFTLGLVGGGGSILATPLLLYAVGVVSPHVAIGTGAVAVSVNAYANLVAHARKGHVWWRCAIVFTVVGTLGALSGSSLGMLVDGQRLLFLFGLLMLVVGVLMLRSRPVATGAASPVDMRMCLITGAAAMVAGAASGFFGIGGGFLIVPALILATGMPTINAVGSSLLAVGTFGIATALNYARSGLVDWPLAAEFVAGGIVGGMLGMLLATKLSGGRNALNRVFGALVLIVAAYVIYRNWPAFMV; encoded by the coding sequence ATGACGGTCCAATCCTTGATCGCGGCCGTAGGCTCGGGCAGCCTGGTCGGCTTCACGCTCGGCCTCGTCGGTGGTGGGGGCTCGATCCTCGCCACTCCGCTTCTGCTCTATGCGGTCGGCGTCGTCAGTCCGCATGTGGCCATCGGCACAGGCGCGGTGGCCGTTTCAGTCAACGCCTATGCCAATCTGGTAGCCCATGCCCGCAAAGGACATGTCTGGTGGCGTTGCGCGATCGTCTTCACGGTCGTCGGCACGCTTGGAGCCCTGTCTGGCTCTAGCCTCGGGATGCTGGTCGACGGGCAGCGCCTGCTTTTTCTCTTCGGCCTGTTGATGCTGGTCGTGGGCGTGCTGATGTTGCGTTCCCGCCCTGTCGCTACGGGCGCGGCCTCGCCTGTCGACATGCGCATGTGCCTGATTACGGGCGCGGCGGCGATGGTTGCCGGCGCGGCCTCCGGCTTCTTCGGAATAGGTGGTGGCTTCCTCATCGTGCCGGCGCTGATCCTAGCTACTGGCATGCCGACGATCAACGCCGTTGGCTCCTCGCTGCTTGCCGTAGGCACGTTCGGGATAGCGACGGCGCTGAACTATGCCCGTTCGGGGCTGGTCGACTGGCCGCTTGCCGCAGAGTTCGTTGCGGGCGGCATCGTTGGCGGCATGCTGGGAATGCTGCTCGCGACAAAACTGTCCGGCGGACGGAATGCGCTGAACCGCGTCTTCGGCGCCCTGGTACTAATCGTCGCCGCCTATGTGATCTACCGGAACTGGCCAGCCTTTATGGTCTGA
- a CDS encoding YeeE/YedE family protein encodes MKGRILPRVVVALLAGVLFGFGLSLSGMVDPARVTGFLDVASGNWDPSLIFVLSGAVAMAVPGVYLQRRLAEPVLDDRFHLSQECRVDRSLVLGSLIFGAGWGLAGLCPGPAVAGLSSGIALTVVFVAAMGAGMVVHDRLALARPS; translated from the coding sequence ATGAAAGGCCGGATACTGCCTCGCGTCGTTGTCGCGCTGCTTGCGGGCGTTCTCTTCGGCTTCGGCCTGTCGCTGTCCGGCATGGTCGACCCGGCCCGCGTCACCGGCTTTCTCGATGTGGCAAGCGGCAATTGGGACCCGAGCCTCATCTTCGTGCTCAGCGGCGCAGTCGCGATGGCCGTGCCGGGCGTCTACTTGCAGCGCAGGCTCGCCGAGCCCGTGCTTGATGATCGCTTCCACCTCTCACAGGAATGCCGGGTCGACCGAAGCCTCGTCCTGGGCTCCCTGATCTTCGGTGCGGGATGGGGCCTTGCCGGTCTTTGCCCCGGACCTGCTGTCGCGGGACTGTCTAGTGGGATTGCGCTGACCGTTGTCTTCGTCGCGGCCATGGGCGCGGGAATGGTCGTGCACGACCGGCTTGCCTTGGCGAGACCATCATGA
- a CDS encoding ABC transporter permease has protein sequence MTSLSQQADATETPAAGKGRNLGAMRELALLAMIAVLIAAMSFASPYFLSVANFEAMIVGLVPTAIIVVGMTILLVSGSFDLSVGSTLALSSTIVAILLLTGYPIPVAILGALLVGVLVGLCNGLIVTLLRVNPLIATLGTMSVARGVALVLTEGFSMTNLPAGFSVFGKLELLGLPLMVWITLAIIVLGDIALRRTRFLRQAYFIGGNEKAAALSGIAVNRVRVACFVISGVLSAVAGVLLASRLMSGTPTAGNAMELQVLAAAVIGGASLRGGEGTIFGAALGVIFVALISNAMTMLAISIYWQMIVTGLVLVIAVAIDMLTRRNS, from the coding sequence GTGACATCCCTTTCACAGCAGGCCGATGCGACAGAAACGCCAGCAGCGGGCAAGGGGCGCAACCTTGGCGCGATGCGCGAACTGGCGCTTCTGGCCATGATCGCCGTGCTGATCGCCGCGATGAGCTTTGCCTCGCCCTATTTCCTGTCGGTCGCCAACTTCGAGGCGATGATCGTGGGTCTCGTGCCAACTGCGATCATCGTCGTCGGCATGACCATCCTGCTCGTATCGGGGTCGTTCGACCTGTCGGTGGGATCGACGCTGGCGCTGTCCAGCACGATCGTCGCAATCCTGCTTCTAACGGGCTACCCAATACCGGTTGCGATCCTTGGCGCACTGCTGGTGGGCGTGCTCGTTGGGCTGTGCAACGGGCTGATCGTAACGCTGCTGCGCGTAAACCCGCTGATCGCGACGCTTGGCACCATGTCGGTCGCACGCGGCGTGGCACTGGTGCTGACGGAGGGGTTTTCGATGACGAACCTGCCCGCAGGCTTCAGCGTCTTCGGCAAACTCGAATTGCTGGGTCTACCGCTGATGGTGTGGATCACGCTGGCCATCATCGTCTTGGGCGATATCGCGCTCAGACGGACGCGATTCCTGCGTCAGGCCTACTTTATCGGCGGCAATGAAAAGGCGGCGGCTTTGTCGGGCATCGCGGTAAACCGCGTGCGGGTGGCGTGCTTCGTCATATCGGGCGTGCTCTCCGCTGTGGCGGGCGTTCTGCTCGCGTCCCGCCTGATGAGCGGCACGCCCACGGCCGGCAACGCCATGGAACTGCAGGTTCTGGCCGCAGCAGTGATCGGCGGAGCGTCCCTGCGTGGCGGCGAAGGCACCATCTTCGGCGCCGCGCTGGGTGTGATCTTCGTGGCGCTGATTTCCAATGCGATGACGATGCTCGCGATCTCAATCTACTGGCAGATGATCGTGACGGGTCTTGTCCTCGTGATCGCCGTTGCCATCGACATGCTGACGCGGCGCAATTCCTGA
- a CDS encoding RelA/SpoT domain-containing protein: MPIAEKVIRDAVARYDRERDRYLKLAARVSDICRSSIVEDNAIRAQVTFRTKTVRSFEGKLKRFARRPDKNYVSVDEVFTGVGDFAGVRIATYRPEDERRVTDEIKRLFEGESSTEVLVDKKDKLAVNSYQFYRATHCQVFLREDDLVGNYENLRGTSCEIQVCSMMAHVWNEIEHDIGYKPEGGGPGEAEKGLLEALGHLTRSGDAAISRLLAANAARMQENVGDFVDVHDFVARLRPYFPEADLSVNAGQAFDEVVQQGLNSVVKLKASLGEEALNPAVSAKRIEAFNRYLGTVESGEYALNPASADVLTVAILDKFSEAIFERNPSDRVKGRPARILYIARLYDRFLESLRTSELDAA, translated from the coding sequence ATGCCTATTGCCGAGAAAGTAATTCGCGACGCAGTCGCCCGTTACGATCGTGAGCGCGATCGTTACTTAAAGCTCGCTGCACGCGTATCGGATATTTGCCGATCGAGCATTGTGGAAGACAATGCGATCCGTGCGCAGGTGACGTTCAGGACTAAGACCGTTCGAAGTTTCGAGGGCAAGCTCAAGCGTTTTGCCCGTCGGCCAGATAAGAATTACGTGAGCGTGGATGAAGTGTTCACCGGAGTCGGCGACTTCGCGGGTGTCCGCATCGCTACCTATAGGCCCGAGGATGAGCGCAGGGTTACCGACGAAATCAAAAGGCTTTTCGAGGGCGAAAGTAGCACAGAGGTGTTGGTCGACAAGAAGGACAAACTCGCCGTCAACAGCTACCAGTTCTATCGTGCTACTCATTGTCAGGTATTCCTTCGGGAAGATGACCTCGTTGGCAATTATGAGAATTTGCGGGGGACCAGCTGCGAGATTCAGGTGTGCTCGATGATGGCGCACGTATGGAATGAGATCGAGCATGATATTGGCTACAAGCCGGAGGGTGGCGGCCCCGGCGAAGCCGAAAAAGGCCTGCTTGAAGCACTCGGCCATCTTACCCGTTCCGGCGATGCTGCGATCTCGCGGTTGCTGGCTGCCAACGCAGCGCGGATGCAGGAGAATGTGGGCGACTTCGTTGACGTTCATGATTTCGTGGCGCGGCTACGCCCCTATTTTCCGGAAGCCGATCTCTCGGTCAACGCCGGCCAGGCGTTCGATGAGGTAGTGCAACAGGGACTGAATTCAGTCGTGAAGCTCAAAGCCTCGCTCGGAGAAGAGGCGCTGAACCCGGCAGTTTCCGCCAAGCGGATCGAGGCGTTCAATCGCTATCTGGGAACGGTCGAGAGCGGGGAATACGCCCTCAATCCGGCTTCCGCCGACGTCCTGACCGTCGCCATACTCGACAAATTTTCCGAGGCGATCTTCGAACGGAATCCTTCCGATCGGGTCAAGGGGCGGCCCGCCCGGATACTCTATATCGCCCGCCTCTATGACCGCTTCTTGGAGAGCTTGAGGACCAGCGAGCTCGACGCCGCATGA
- a CDS encoding substrate-binding domain-containing protein, whose translation MKTIEMNRRNMLAALAAAGAGGSMSLAAMKAEAQESDAEYVFLSVVTQVPFWADHRAGLDAAAADLGVKTSFTGPLDFDTAGQARQLDELIARRPAGIMIFPGDAAALKPGIDRAVEAGIPVACLTGDVPDSKRSTFLGIANFQAGRFGGEMLAEAIGGKGKVLLGTFPAPSVMERVEGYKAVFAEKYPDIEVVDVVNDKADPAYAPPPTPRRFWRTPTWWVSAAPTATAARALPWLLSNRARWDRSRSWPWTAIPTCCPISSMAQSMARSPRRAGLKATSPYTFCIGSVCRRSRSLPIRLQPGSAPCRKSSRLV comes from the coding sequence ATGAAAACCATCGAAATGAACCGACGCAACATGCTGGCCGCACTGGCCGCCGCCGGGGCAGGGGGCAGCATGTCGCTGGCTGCCATGAAGGCTGAAGCCCAGGAAAGCGATGCTGAATACGTCTTCCTGTCAGTGGTCACGCAGGTGCCGTTCTGGGCCGACCACCGCGCAGGCCTCGATGCTGCTGCGGCCGACCTTGGCGTCAAGACAAGCTTCACCGGCCCGCTGGACTTCGACACCGCCGGCCAGGCCCGGCAGCTTGACGAGCTGATTGCGCGCCGCCCGGCCGGCATCATGATCTTCCCGGGCGACGCTGCCGCGCTGAAGCCTGGGATCGACCGCGCCGTCGAAGCGGGCATCCCGGTGGCCTGCCTGACCGGCGACGTGCCGGACAGCAAGCGCTCGACATTCCTGGGCATCGCCAACTTCCAGGCGGGCCGTTTCGGCGGTGAAATGCTGGCGGAAGCCATCGGCGGCAAAGGCAAGGTGCTGCTGGGCACCTTCCCGGCGCCGTCGGTGATGGAGCGTGTCGAAGGCTATAAGGCCGTCTTCGCCGAGAAATACCCCGACATCGAAGTGGTCGACGTGGTGAACGACAAGGCCGATCCGGCCTATGCCCCACCGCCTACGCCCAGGCGCTTCTGGCGCACCCCGACGTGGTGGGTATCGGCGGCACCGACGGCGACAGCGGCAAGGGCGCTGCCCTGGCTGTTGTCGAACAGGGCAAGGTGGGACAGGTCAAGATCGTGGCCATGGACCGCAATACCGACATGCTGCCCTATATCGTCGATGGCACAATCTATGGCGCGATCGCCCAGAAGAGCTGGCTTGAAAGCTACCTCGCCGTACACCTTCTGCATTGGCAGCGTCTGTCGAAGATCAAGATCGTTGCCGATCCGGCTGCAGCCGGGATCAGCCCCTTGCCGGAAATCGTCTCGACTGGTGTGA
- the bigR gene encoding sulfite-sensing transcriptional repressor BigR, whose translation MPLRMAREDMEKRAGEVAGLLKTLSHPVRLMLVCTLVEGEYSVGALEEQIGIGQPTLSQQLGVLRDAGIVETRREAKQIFYRLTEAKAAQLVEALYTIFCVEEGRT comes from the coding sequence CTGCCGCTCCGCATGGCGCGCGAGGACATGGAGAAACGCGCCGGCGAGGTGGCGGGCCTCTTGAAGACGCTGTCGCATCCAGTGCGGCTGATGCTCGTCTGCACGCTGGTGGAGGGGGAATACTCCGTCGGCGCCTTGGAAGAGCAGATCGGCATTGGTCAACCCACCCTGTCCCAGCAACTTGGGGTCCTGCGCGATGCGGGGATTGTCGAGACGCGGCGCGAGGCCAAGCAGATCTTCTACCGGCTGACGGAAGCCAAGGCGGCACAACTCGTCGAAGCGCTATACACGATCTTCTGCGTCGAGGAGGGTCGCACATGA
- a CDS encoding sugar ABC transporter ATP-binding protein: MRTVISLEGVRKSFGATRALSGVSFDVRAGEVHALVGENGAGKSTLMNILAGVLRADSGSVTLDGTAVQFRTTHEAKAAGVATVFQELSLVDGLSVEENICAGWPPVRFGLVDRAEMRRRAEQALARLGMRLHPGAQVGKLLASQRQSVEIAKALDQLFHAGHARGHSVQVLILDEPTSALNAEEKLALFATVRALRAAGIGIIYISHHLDEAIALADRITVLRDGATVWTKPAVEVDADMLVRAMVGRDVQRAGRTRITSADAAATFHDVSRKGRLSGVTFSLCRGEVLAVAGLDGSGRETVARLLAGIERPDAGRIMLGGELHPGSLRAAMARGVGYVPDDRKALGLFTEMSIATNALAADLASISRLGFVSGGALISEGAEVIRRHRIKAAGPMQQVGALSGGNQQKVLFGKWLRRNPQVLIVEEPTKGVDIGAKREIHDQIVDHARAGAAVLVASSDLPEILELADRILVLYRGRLAGVLEGRSATEEQVMALASGSAIAAA, from the coding sequence TTGCGCACGGTTATCTCGCTTGAGGGCGTCCGCAAATCGTTCGGAGCCACCCGTGCGCTGAGCGGCGTCTCCTTCGACGTTCGCGCCGGAGAGGTTCACGCTCTGGTCGGTGAAAATGGCGCCGGCAAGTCCACGCTCATGAACATCCTCGCCGGCGTGCTGCGCGCTGACAGCGGAAGTGTCACACTCGATGGCACCGCAGTCCAGTTCCGTACCACACACGAGGCCAAGGCTGCCGGCGTCGCCACCGTCTTTCAGGAACTCAGCCTCGTGGACGGGCTGAGCGTCGAGGAGAACATCTGCGCAGGATGGCCGCCGGTCCGCTTCGGGCTGGTGGATCGGGCTGAGATGCGGCGACGCGCCGAACAGGCCCTGGCCCGACTCGGCATGCGGTTGCATCCGGGCGCGCAGGTTGGCAAGCTTTTGGCAAGCCAGCGGCAGAGCGTCGAAATCGCCAAGGCGCTGGATCAGCTGTTCCATGCCGGGCACGCCCGAGGGCATAGCGTCCAGGTTCTGATCCTGGACGAGCCCACTTCGGCGCTGAACGCCGAAGAGAAACTGGCGCTGTTCGCGACCGTCCGCGCCCTGCGGGCGGCAGGCATCGGCATCATCTATATCAGCCACCACCTTGACGAGGCGATCGCGCTGGCCGACCGCATCACGGTCCTGCGGGACGGCGCGACGGTCTGGACCAAACCCGCGGTCGAGGTCGATGCCGACATGTTGGTGCGCGCCATGGTCGGGCGCGATGTGCAGCGCGCCGGACGGACCCGCATCACCAGCGCTGATGCGGCGGCGACTTTCCACGACGTATCTCGAAAGGGCCGCCTGTCCGGCGTTACGTTCTCGCTGTGCCGGGGCGAGGTCCTGGCTGTGGCTGGGCTTGATGGTTCGGGGCGCGAGACGGTGGCGCGGCTGCTGGCCGGGATCGAACGGCCTGACGCCGGCCGGATCATGCTTGGCGGCGAACTCCATCCCGGCAGCCTGCGGGCGGCGATGGCCCGCGGCGTGGGCTATGTGCCCGATGACCGAAAGGCGCTTGGCCTGTTCACTGAAATGTCGATTGCGACAAACGCCCTTGCCGCCGATCTCGCGAGCATCTCGCGGCTGGGCTTCGTGAGTGGCGGCGCGTTGATATCCGAGGGGGCCGAGGTCATCCGCCGTCATCGCATCAAGGCCGCCGGACCGATGCAGCAGGTCGGCGCGCTCTCGGGCGGCAACCAACAGAAGGTGCTGTTCGGCAAGTGGCTTCGCCGCAACCCGCAGGTGCTTATCGTCGAAGAACCGACAAAGGGTGTCGACATCGGCGCCAAGCGTGAAATCCACGACCAAATTGTCGACCACGCCCGCGCAGGCGCGGCAGTGCTGGTGGCCTCTTCCGACTTGCCCGAAATCCTCGAACTCGCCGACAGGATCCTGGTCTTGTACCGCGGGCGGCTGGCGGGCGTCTTGGAGGGCCGCAGCGCCACCGAGGAGCAGGTGATGGCGCTCGCCTCGGGATCGGCAATCGCTGCCGCATGA
- the blh gene encoding bifunctional sulfur transferase/dioxygenase Blh has protein sequence MKPVRINDRLSVAVQPDAESFSAFATEGYAAVINARPDGEEPGQPGSAAENAAANAAGLSYSFIPVTGPAITEADIQAFRKAMGEADGPVLAHCKSGTRALTLYVLGEALDGRMKREDIVAFGRSHGFDLSGAVRWLEREAARIPQVKGFFDPRTWSVQYVVTDPATKRCAIIDPVFDFDEKSGATGTMNADAILAYVEKEGLTVEAILDTHPHADHFSAAHYLKQKTGAPKAIGAHVTDVQKLWKGIYDWPALATDGSQWDSLFADGDTFRIGLIEGGVMFSPGHTLASISYVIGDAAFVHDTIFMPDSGTARADFPGGSAKALWNSIQTILSLPDETRLFTGHDYQPGGRHPRWESTVGEQKRANSHLAGIDEAGFVSLREARDRTLAMPKLILHALQVNVRGGRLPEPEANGRRYLKFPLNALEGAAW, from the coding sequence ATGAAACCCGTTAGGATCAATGACCGGCTGTCGGTCGCCGTCCAGCCCGATGCGGAGTCCTTTTCCGCTTTCGCGACGGAGGGCTACGCCGCCGTCATCAATGCCCGCCCGGACGGCGAGGAGCCGGGCCAACCGGGGAGTGCCGCAGAGAACGCCGCGGCCAACGCCGCGGGTCTGTCCTACAGCTTCATACCGGTAACCGGACCGGCGATCACGGAAGCTGATATCCAGGCCTTTCGGAAGGCCATGGGTGAGGCGGACGGGCCGGTTCTTGCCCACTGCAAGAGCGGCACGCGTGCGCTGACGCTGTATGTGCTGGGAGAGGCGCTCGATGGCCGCATGAAGCGCGAGGATATCGTGGCATTCGGCAGGAGCCACGGCTTCGATCTTTCCGGCGCCGTCCGATGGCTGGAGCGGGAGGCGGCGCGCATACCTCAAGTCAAAGGCTTCTTCGATCCGCGCACGTGGAGCGTGCAATATGTCGTCACCGATCCGGCGACGAAGCGTTGCGCCATCATCGATCCTGTTTTCGACTTCGACGAAAAGTCGGGTGCGACCGGCACGATGAACGCCGACGCCATCCTCGCCTATGTCGAGAAGGAGGGGCTAACGGTCGAGGCGATCCTCGACACGCACCCGCATGCCGACCATTTCTCCGCCGCGCACTATCTCAAGCAAAAGACCGGCGCGCCAAAGGCAATCGGCGCCCATGTCACCGATGTGCAGAAGCTCTGGAAGGGCATCTACGACTGGCCGGCGCTGGCGACTGACGGTTCGCAGTGGGACAGTCTGTTCGCCGATGGCGACACGTTCAGGATCGGTTTGATCGAGGGCGGCGTGATGTTTTCTCCCGGCCACACGCTTGCCTCCATCAGCTACGTGATTGGCGACGCTGCCTTCGTCCACGACACGATCTTCATGCCCGATTCCGGAACCGCACGGGCGGATTTCCCGGGCGGCAGTGCAAAGGCCTTGTGGAACTCGATCCAGACGATCCTGTCGCTTCCCGACGAGACGCGGCTATTTACCGGCCACGACTACCAGCCGGGCGGCCGTCATCCTCGCTGGGAAAGTACAGTAGGCGAGCAGAAGCGCGCCAATTCACATCTCGCCGGCATCGATGAAGCTGGCTTCGTGAGCCTGCGCGAGGCCCGCGACCGCACGCTGGCGATGCCCAAGCTCATCCTGCACGCGCTTCAGGTGAACGTGCGCGGCGGCCGCCTGCCCGAGCCAGAGGCGAATGGCAGACGCTACCTCAAATTCCCGCTCAATGCGCTGGAGGGAGCGGCATGGTGA
- a CDS encoding YeeE/YedE family protein: MSAYWHPLLGGMVLGTSAVLLLLANGRIAGISGIVGRLLQGQRLFENAAFLIGLVLGPVFYALVFGTLPSVTIVASWPVTVMAGLLVGFGTRMGSGCTSGHGILGLARVSPRSIAATAAFLAAGILTATVMGAFR, translated from the coding sequence ATGAGCGCCTACTGGCATCCTCTACTGGGCGGCATGGTTCTAGGCACTTCCGCCGTGCTGCTGCTCCTTGCCAATGGCCGCATCGCCGGCATCAGCGGCATCGTCGGGCGCCTGCTGCAGGGCCAGCGGCTTTTCGAGAACGCGGCTTTTCTCATTGGCCTCGTGCTCGGGCCCGTATTTTATGCCCTGGTCTTCGGCACCTTGCCATCGGTGACGATCGTCGCCTCCTGGCCAGTCACTGTCATGGCCGGCCTGCTCGTCGGCTTCGGCACGCGGATGGGGTCGGGCTGCACGTCCGGCCACGGCATCCTCGGGCTCGCCCGGGTTTCGCCGCGCTCCATAGCCGCCACGGCCGCGTTCCTGGCGGCAGGCATTCTCACTGCCACCGTCATGGGAGCCTTCCGATGA
- a CDS encoding helix-turn-helix transcriptional regulator yields MPTPHNPPAAVRRALHKLGADIHDARRRRRLPMAVVAERAFTSRSTLQKVEAGDTNVSIGIYAGVLQALGLLDGLSHVADISSDRVGQTLASAELPKHVHLRRPAGSSRDG; encoded by the coding sequence ATGCCTACCCCACACAACCCTCCTGCCGCCGTTCGGCGGGCCCTGCACAAGCTCGGCGCAGACATCCACGATGCCCGTCGAAGGCGGCGGCTGCCGATGGCGGTCGTGGCCGAGCGAGCATTCACGTCACGCTCAACCCTGCAAAAAGTCGAAGCTGGCGACACCAACGTCAGCATCGGCATCTATGCCGGCGTTCTTCAGGCGCTCGGCCTGCTCGACGGCCTGAGCCACGTCGCCGACATCAGCAGCGATAGGGTCGGCCAGACGCTGGCCAGCGCCGAACTGCCCAAGCATGTCCATCTCAGGCGGCCAGCTGGTTCGTCCCGCGATGGCTGA